One window of Papaver somniferum cultivar HN1 chromosome 9, ASM357369v1, whole genome shotgun sequence genomic DNA carries:
- the LOC113312597 gene encoding uncharacterized protein LOC113312597 encodes MVVAEFKFFNQAVSHPVSGSTTVKEILSVVKHKWPYVPEDLILFGYTVDGISNVINHNLDLRFFIHYCSSQGIDLLKFEIKLRTCVGSISSSSSSAPASSSSSSCISSDEVVVVEDITDDACLIKKVPKKYDAWVNILTGVGQLFEGGIAEVKDSVKKYEICSGRNYKLVKSDLERYTVECKFKNDEKCRWRFHASLLANSNGIFQCKRYIAEHSCSLASSNPSKVRMKKSFMKNILSDDLRASKKKKTAYDVIDLLQMEYGVDLTYSQAYHSLQFTKKFLWGDNIKSYSDFVWYKYAIKQYNPGSVVNFEYDSVTRRFKRFFIDFEAPITGFNNYCRPMLFIDCTFLTGKFKGGLMVACGKTGNQEIYLVVFGIVPCESCESWQWFLTNLKGIIREDRPLTIISDPGIGLLKHVPEVFPDVFHSYCSYYMKGNIHVPKGRSRQTAVKLFEECNTSLIKEKFYVAAKTMSNLKLDSVLAWMMKIQFDNWAAHAFIGERWGENTSNIAESFNNVIKHDKSLPALELVDVIRAKIMEQNYKRLLESNKWTTRLNPHMQERFNKRITDCRSYKFQRSSEKVFEIISPIGKHTVNLDSRTCSCKWWQKHSFPCTHAMKAMLQIGNDEPYNYISPYYTSDYYRRLYSRPIYLIPDSEKPPGINEKGYVFPPNGVREQGGSPKGVRYMSSHEKVRKKRKCGQCGILTFHNRRTCHRSPLAPRAPTFRKVSHSRMVNFLKKMLF; translated from the exons ATGGTTGTTGCAGAGTTCAAATTTTTCAATCAGGCCGTCTCGCAtcctgtttcaggatcaactactGTCAAGGAGATATTAAGTGTGGTGAAACATAAGTGGCCTTATGTTCCTGAAGACCTCATACTTTTTGGTTACACTGTAGATGGGATTTCAAATGTCATCAATCACAATTTGGATTTGaggtttttcattcactactgcaGCTCACAAGGGATTGACTTGTTGAAGTTTGAAATCAAGTTAAGGACTTGTGTTGGttctatttcttcatcatcttcttctgctcctgCTTCGTCGTCATCATCAAGTTGTATTTCAAGCGATGAGGTAGTTGTTGTGGAAGACATCACTGATGATGCGTGTTTGATCAAAAAGGTCCCGAAGAAGTATGATGCTTGGGTCAACATATTAACTGGAGTAGGGCAGTTGTTTGAAGGTGGTATTGCTGAAGTTAAGGACTCTGTTAAAAAGTATGAAATATGTAGTGGTCGCAACTACAAATTAGTTAAGAGTGACCTTGAACGATACACTGTGGAGTGCAAGTTCAAGAATGATGAAAAATGTCGCTGGAGGTTCCACGCCTCTCTCCTTGCCAATTCAAATGGTATATTCCAATGCAAGAGATATATTGCAGAGCATTCATGTAGTTTAGCTTCTTCAAATCCATCAAAAGTTAGGATGAAAAAATCGTTTATGAAGAATATATTGTCAGATGATTTACGagcatcaaagaagaagaagactgctTATGACGTTATAGATTTACTCCAAATGGAATATGGAGTTGACCTCACGTATAGTCAGGCATACCACAGTTTACAATTCACCAAGAAATTTCTTTGGGGTGATAACATCAAGTCCTATTCAGACTTTGTTTGGTATAAATATGCCATTAAACAATATAATCCTGGAAGTGTTGTCAATTTTGAGTATGATAGTGTGACGCGTcggttcaaaaggtttttcattgATTTTGAAGCTCCCATAACTGGTTTCAACAATTACTGCCGTCCAATGCTATTTATCGATTGTACCTTTCTCACTGGGAAGTTCAAAGGTGGTCTTATGGTTGCTTGCGGTAAAACTGGTAACCAAG aGATCTACCTAGTTGTATTTGGAATTGTTCCTTGTGAAAGTTGTGAGAGTTGGCAATGGTTCTTAACCAATTTGAAGGGTATTATTCGTGAAGATCGTCCACTGACCATTATATCAGATCCTGGAATCGGCCTTTTGAAGCATGTGCCTGAAGTCTTCCCAGATGTTTTCCATTCTTACTGTTCATACTATATGAAAGGAAATATTCATGTTCCAAAGGGCAGGAGTAGACAAACTGCAGTCAAGTTATTCGAAGAGTGCAACACTTCATTAATAAAGGAAAAATTTTATGTTGCTGCGAAGACTATGAGTAATCTAAAGTTGGATTCAGTGCTTgcttggatgatgaagattcaatTCGATAATTGGGCTGCTCATGCATTTATAGGAGAAAGGTGGGGTGAGAACACATCTAATATTGCTGAGAGTTTTAACAACGTTATTAAGCATGATAAGTCGCTTCCAGCACTAGAGCTTGTCGATGTTATTCGTGCTAAGATAATGGAGCAGAATTACAAGAGGTTATTGGAGTCTAACAAGTGGACTACAAGGCTTAATCCTCATATGCAAGAAAGGTTTAACAAGAGGATAACTGACTGTCGTTCATACAAGTTTCAAAGATCAAGTGAGAAAGTATTTGAGATCATTTCTCCAATAGGAAAGCATACTGTCAACTTGGATTCTAGAACTTGCAGCTGCAAATGGTGGCAAAAACATAGCTTTCCTTGCACTCATGCAATGAAAGCAATGTTGCAGATTGGAAATGATGAACCGTACAACTACATTAGCCCTTACTATACTTCTGACTACTATAGAAGGTTGTACTCTCGACCCATATATCTTATTCCGGACTCTGAGAAGCCACCTGGAATTAATGAAAAGGGGTATGTTTTTCCTCCCAATGGTGTTCGAGAACAAGGTGGAAGTCCTAAAGGTGTTAGGTATATGAGTTCTCATGAAAAGGTGCGCAAGAAGAGGAAGTGTGGCCAATGTGGGATACTGACCTTTCACAACCGTCGAACATGTCACAGATCTCCTTTGGCTCCTCGTGCACCAACGTTTCGCAAGGTGTCTCATTCCAGAATGGTCAACTTCTTGAAGAAGATGTTATTTTGA